A single Glycine soja cultivar W05 chromosome 14, ASM419377v2, whole genome shotgun sequence DNA region contains:
- the LOC114385400 gene encoding putative receptor like protein 25: MLWVFDISNNNFSSNLPTAYIKDFKGMMVKVNNGLEYMSGENYSSSYYDSVVITIKGNTYELERILTTFTTIDLSNNRFGGVIPAIIGELKSLKGLNLSHNRITGVIPQNFGGFENLEWLDLSSNMLMGEIPKALTSLHFLSVLNLSKNQLVGIIPTGKQFNTFQNDSYEGNQGLCGLPLSKSCHNDEKLPTDSTTFQHDEEFRFGWKPVAIGYACGGVFGILLGYIVFFFRKPEWSISFVECILNQRVRKKSNRSNANTRRYNQGR; this comes from the coding sequence ATGTTGTGGGTTTTTGACATCTCCAACAATAATTTTAGTAGCAATTTGCCAACAGCTTACATTAAAGACTTCAAGGGAATGATGGTGAAAGTCAATAATGGTCTGGAATATATGAGCGGCGAAAACTATTCTTCCAGTTACTATGATTCTGTGGTAATCACAATAAAAGGAAACACTTATGAGCTGGAGAGGATCTTAACTACTTTCACAACTATTGATTTGTCAAATAACAGATTTGGAGGAGTGATTCCAGCAATCATTGGAGAATTAAAGTCACTCAAAGGGCTTAACCTTTCCCACAACAGAATCACTGGTGTTATTCCACAAAACTTTGGTGGTTTTGAAAATCTAGAATGGTTAGACCTCTCTTCAAACATGCTCATGGGTGAGATTCCAAAGGCATTGACCAGTCTTCACTTCCTCTCAGTCTTAAACCTTTCAAAAAACCAGCTGGTGGGGATTATACCAACAGGTAAACAGTTCAACACATTCCAGAATGATTCCTATGAAGGTAATCAAGGGCTATGTGGGTTGCCTTTGTCAAAATCTTGCCACAATGATGAAAAACTGCCAACagattcaacaacatttcagCATGATGAAGAATTCAGGTTTGGTTGGAAACCCGTAGCTATAGGATATGCATGTGGAGGGGTATTTGGAATTCTATTGGGTTATATTGTCTTCTTCTTTCGGAAACCAGAATGGTCAATCAGTTTTGTTGAATGCATTCTTAATCAAAGAGTGAGAAAGAAGAGCAACAGATCTAATGCAAATACAAGACGATACAATCAAGGTCGTTAA